The Chryseobacterium nakagawai genome has a segment encoding these proteins:
- a CDS encoding DNA-directed RNA polymerase subunit omega produces the protein MSVKDTKAEVNTITYDKDKIEDKVGSIYEAIVIMGKRAEQINAEIRTELHNKLDEFAVHNSTLEEVFENREQIEISKHYEKLPKPTSIAIEEWLNGDVYFRKTEERK, from the coding sequence ATGAGTGTAAAAGATACAAAAGCAGAAGTAAATACTATTACTTACGACAAAGACAAGATTGAAGATAAAGTAGGTTCAATCTACGAAGCTATTGTTATCATGGGAAAGAGAGCAGAGCAAATCAATGCGGAGATCCGTACGGAGCTTCACAACAAATTAGATGAATTTGCTGTTCACAATTCTACATTAGAAGAGGTTTTCGAAAACAGAGAACAGATTGAGATCTCTAAGCATTACGAAAAACTTCCCAAGCCAACTTCAATCGCTATTGAAGAATGGTTAAATGGAGACGTATATTTTAGAAAAACAGAAGAAAGAAAGTAA